A single window of Eucalyptus grandis isolate ANBG69807.140 chromosome 1, ASM1654582v1, whole genome shotgun sequence DNA harbors:
- the LOC104449408 gene encoding alpha-L-fucosidase 1 codes for MVKLARSSCLTSLVLLSSFAFAVSTRERVPTPPLPILPLPSYSQLKWQQREIIMFFHFGVNTFTDSEWGTGHEDPAIFDPVGLNANQWVSAAADAGISLVILTAKHHDGFCLWPSKYTDHSVESSHWKGGKGDVVREFVDAAKAHGVDAGLYLSPWDRHEPRYGHSLEYNEFYLAQLQELLTKYESVREIWFDGAKGSNAPNMTYYFTEWFSMVKELQSSINIFSDAGPDVRWVGNENGSAGTTSWATINGTALSIGNASIERYLSTGDPRGTDYIPPECDVSIRKGWFWHKSQSPKRLSELLQIYYNSVGRNCVMLLNVPPNTTGLISETDVHRLKELRNALDTIFSVNLAERCSVKASSRRGGKDGGFGPENVLDSDHLWTYWAPGDKDDDKDRWIEIRGAAGGLRFNVIRIQEAVGLGQRIGRHEIYVDGKKVVQGTTVGYKRLHRLEGGVVSGSVVRVRITESKGLPLVSSIGLHLDPYWQPKDGNWF; via the exons ATGGTTAAGCTTGCACGCTCTTCGTGCCTTACATCATTGGTCTTGCTCTCCTCGTTCGCATTCGCCGTTTCGACGAGAGAGCGAGTCCCGACTCCCCCGTTGCCGATCCTCCCTCTCCCCTCGTACTCCCAGCTCAAATGGCAGCAGAGAGAGATCATCATGTTCTTCCACTTCGGCGTCAACACCTTCACCGACTCCGAGTGGGGGACCGGGCACGAGGACCCGGCTATATTCGACCCGGTTGGCCTCAACGCGAACCAGTGGGTGAGTGCGGCCGCGGACGCCGGGATCTCGCTCGTAATCTTGACTGCGAAGCACCACGACGGGTTCTGCTTGTGGCCTTCCAAGTACACCGATCACTCGGTGGAGAGCAGCCATTGGAAGGGCGGGAAGGGGGACGTGGTTCGAGAGTTTGTGGATGCAGCTAAGGCTCACGGGGTCGATGCAGGGCTGTACTTGTCCCCGTGGGATAGGCACGAACCGAGATATGGTCACTCCCTGGAGTACAATGAGTTTTACTTGGCGCAACTACAAGAGCTTCTCACCAA GTACGAGAGCGTGAGGGAGATATGGTTCGACGGAGCGAAGGGTTCAAATGCACCGAACATGACCTATTACTTCACGGAGTGGTTCTCGATGGTGAAGGAGTTGCAGAGCTCGATCAACATATTCTCGGATGCAGGTCCTGACGTGAGGTGGGTCGGGAATGAGAACGGATCTGCAGGGACTACTTCTTGGGCCACCATCAACGGGACTGCTCTCTCCATCGGGAATGCCAGCATCGAAAG GTATCTAAGTACTGGCGATCCAAGGGGGACTGATTATATTCCGCCGGAGTGCGACGTCTCAATTAGAAAAGGATGGTTCTGGCACAAGTCGCAGTCCCCGAAAAGGCTAAGCGAACTGCTCCAAATATATTACAACTCGGTGGGGCGAAACTGCGTGATGCTTCTCAACGTGCCGCCGAACACGACGGGCCTCATATCCGAGACGGACGTGCACAGATTGAAAGAGCTGAGGAATGCGTTGGACACCATCTTCTCGGTCAATTTAGCAGAGAGATGCTCCGTAAAAGCGAGCAGCCGGAGAGGAGGCAAGGACGGCGGGTTCGGGCCCGAGAACGTGCTGGACAGCGACCACCTGTGGACGTATTGGGCACCAGGGGACAAAGACGACGACAAGGACCGCTGGATCGAGATTAGGGGGGCGGCCGGCGGGCTCAGATTCAACGTGATCAGGATCCAGGAGGCGGTGGGGCTCGGTCAGCGGATCGGACGGCACGAGATCTACGTGGATGGCAAGAAGGTGGTTCAAGGGACGACGGTGGGATACAAGAGGCTTCACAGGCTCGAGGGAGGCGTGGTCAGCGGCAGCGTGGTGAGGGTCAGGATCACGGAGTCGAAGGGCTTGCCCCTCGTCTCTTCCATCGGCCTGCATCTCGACCCGTACTGGCAACCCAAGGATGGGAACTGGTTCTGA
- the LOC104449432 gene encoding alpha-L-fucosidase 1, with amino-acid sequence MVKLPHALFLTTLVLHLSFTLAISARGQVPTPPLPILPLPSYSQLKWQQREIIMFLHFGVNTFTGYERGTGHEDPAIFNPVGLDTNQWVSAAVDAGISLMILTAKHHDGFCLWPSKYTDHSVERSRWKDGKGDVVWEFVDAAKARGVDVGLYLSPWDRHEPRYGHILEYNEYYLAQLQELLTNYGSLREIWFDGFKNSTLNMTYYFTEWFSMVKELQSSINIFSDAGPDVRWVGNEDGIAGTTCWATINRTSLSIGNASIEGYLNVGDPRGTHYLPAECDVTIRDGWFWHKSESPKKLSKLLQIYYNSVGRNCVLLLNVPPNTTGLPPETDVHTLKELRTALDTIFSVNLAEKCSVKASSQRGGEDGGFGPENVLDSDHLWTYWAPVDEDDAQDHWIEMRGADGGLRFNVVRIQEAVGLGQRIKRHEIYVDGKKVAQGTTVGHKRLHRLKGGVVQGSVVRIRITESKGLPLVSSIGLHLDPFWQPKDVKVP; translated from the exons ATGGTTAAGCTTCCGCATGCTTTGTTCCTAACAACATTAGTCCTTCACTTATCGTTCACATTGGCCATTTCGGCGAGAGGGCAAGTCCCGACTCCCCCGTTGCCAATTCTCCCTCTCCCGTCGTACTCGCAGCTCAAATGGCAACAGAGAGAGATCATCATGTTCCTCCACTTCGGCGTCAACACCTTCACTGGCTATGAGCGGGGGACCGGGCACGAGGACCCGGCCATATTCAACCCGGTTGGCCTCGACACGAACCAGTGGGTGAGCGCGGCCGTGGATGCCGGGATCTCCCTCATGATCTTGACTGCTAAGCACCACGACGGGTTTTGCTTGTGGCCTTCAAAGTACACCGATCACTCCGTGGAGAGGAGCCGTTGGAAAGACGGAAAGGGGGATGTGGTCTGGGAGTTTGTGGATGCGGCTAAGGCTCGCGGGGTCGATGTTGGGCTGTACTTGTCCCCGTGGGATAGGCACGAACCAAGATATGGTCACATCTTGGAGTACAATGAGTATTACTTGGCTCAATTACAAGAGCTTCTCACCAA CTACGGGAGTTTGAGGGAGATATGGTTTGACGGATTCAAGAATTCAACGCTAAACATGACGTACTACTTCACGGAGTGGTTCTCGATGGTGAAGGAGTTGCAGAGCTCGATCAACATATTCTCGGATGCAGGTCCTGACGTGAGGTGGGTCGGGAATGAGGATGGAATTGCAGGGACCACTTGTTGGGCCACCATCAACAGGACCTCTCTCTCCATTGGGAATGCCAGCATTGAAGG GTATCTTAACGTTGGTGATCCAAGAGGGACCCATTATCTACCGGCAGAATGTGACGTCACAATTAGAGATGGATGGTTCTGGCACAAGTCAGAATCTCCAAAAAAACTAAGCAAACTCCTCCAAATATATTACAATTCGGTGGGACGAAATTGCGTGCTACTTCTCAACGTGCCACCAAACACAACAGGCCTCCCACCAGAGACGGACGTGCACACATTGAAAGAGTTGAGGACCGCATTGGACACCATCTTCTCAGTCAATTTAGCAGAGAAATGCTCCGTTAAAGCGAGCAGCCAGAGAGGAGGCGAGGACGGTGGGTTCGGGCCTGAGAATGTGCTGGACAGCGACCACTTGTGGACCTATTGGGCTCCAGTAGATGAAGACGATGCTCAGGACCACTGGATCGAGATGAGGGGGGCGGACGGAGGGCTCAGATTCAACGTGGTCAGGATTCAAGAAGCAGTGGGGCTTGGTCAACGGATCAAGCGGCACGAGATCTACGTGGATGGCAAGAAGGTAGCTCAAGGGACCACGGTGGGGCACAAGAGGCTTCACAGGCTCAAAGGAGGCGTGGTCCAAGGTAGTGTGGTGAGGATCAGGATCACTGAATCGAAGGGCTTGCCTCTCGTCTCTTCCATCGGCCTGCATCTTGACCCGTTTTGGCAACCCAAGGATGTGAAGGTCCCTTAG
- the LOC104449425 gene encoding cytochrome P450 704C1: MIRALYLLSVIFFLVAGLLQAANIVLAVLGGCLLLVLIYVVNYSFIYIREFLSNNQRPPIGGPIFNQLIHFNDLFDYQTLLARRYSTYRLIVPTHSEIYTADPVNIEYILKTNFSNYGKGKYNCGIMRDLFGDGIFAVDGEKWRQQRKLASYEFSTKVLKDFSTSIFLRNAVKLIMKISAVAGAKQIIDMQDLLMKSTLDLIFKVGFGVELNTLSGLDDSVSSFTKAFDDSNAIVYWRYVDILWKVKRFLNVGLEASLKRNLRTIDEFIFELICHKKEQLRTGMIDSGKEDILSRFLIDSENDPEKMTDKYLRDITLNFIIAGRDTSANTLTWFFYILCKHPYLQDKVAHDVRRATGSEDNISAEEFVESMTEEALDRMHYLHAALTETLRLYPAVPVDGKCASADDILPDGFKVKKGDGVNYLTYAMGRMTYVWGDDAETFHPERWLEDRVFRPESPFKFTAFQAGPRICLGKEFAYRQMKILAALLVYFFKFNLVDEKEATYRTMFTLHMDGGLHLHALPRF; this comes from the exons ATGATTCGTGCCCTCTATCTTCTTtctgtcatcttcttccttgttgctgGACTACTCCAGGCAGCTAATATTGTTTTAGCTGTGCTTGGAGGATGTCTTCTTCTTGTGTTGATATATGTTGTTAATTATTCATTCATCTACATAAGAGAGTTCTTGTCAAATAATCAAAGGCCTCCAATCGGAGGTCCAATCTTTAATCAACTAATACACTTCAATGATCTCTTTGATTACCAAACATTGCTTGCACGGAGATACAGCACTTACAGGCTGATTGTGCCAACGCACAGTGAAATTTACACTGCCGATCCAGTGAATATTGAGTACATTCTGAAAACTAACTTCTCTAATTATGGCAAG GGGAAATACAATTGTGGAATCATGAGAGATCTATTTGGTGATGGTATTTTTGCTGTGGATGGAGAAAAATGGCGCCAGCAACGAAAGCTTGCAAGCTATGAGTTCTCTACGAAAGTTTTGAAAGACTTCAGTACTTCAATATTCCTGAGAAATGCTGTTAAATTAATTATGAAGATATCAGCAGTAGCAGGAGCAAAGCAAATAATAGACATGCAG GATTTGCTGATGAAATCAACTTTAGACTTGATATTCAAGGTTGGATTTGGAGTGGAACTAAATACTTTATCTGGCTTAGATGATTCTGTGAGCAGTTTTACCAAGGCTTTTGATGATTCTAATGCGATTGTGTACTGGCGATATGTTGATATCCTGTGGAAAGTCAAAAGGTTCTTAAATGTTGGTCTGGAAGCTTCTCTCAAGCGAAATCTCAGAACTATTGACGAATTCATCTTTGAATTAATCTGCCACAAGAAGGAGCAGTTGAGAACTGGAATGATTGAT AGTGGTAAAGAAGACATACTGTCAAGATTTTTGATTGATAGTGAGAATGACCCCGAGAAAATGACTGACAAATACTTGAGGGATATAACTCTCAATTTTATCATCGCTGGTCGAGATACATCCGCCAACACTCTCACTTGGTTCTTTTACATTCTCTGTAAACATCCTTACCTTCAAGATAAGGTTGCCCATGATGTTAGAAGGGCGACTGGATCAGAGGATAATATCTCTGCTGAGGAATTTGTGGAATCGATGACGGAAGAGGCCTTAGACAGGATGCATTATCTGCACGCAGCTCTAACTGAGACTCTCAGACTATACCCGGCTGTGCCAGTG GATGGCAAGTGTGCATCAGCGGATGATATTCTACCTGATGGCTTCAAAGTCAAGAAGGGAGATGGTGTCAACTACTTGACTTATGCCATGGGAAGGATGACCTACGTATGGGGAGATGATGCAGAGACGTTTCATCCTGAGCGGTGGCTGGAAGACAGAGTCTTCCGACCAGAAAGTCCTTTCAAGTTCACTGCATTTCAg GCCGGGCCCAGGATTTGCCTGGGTAAAGAGTTTGCTTACAGACAAATGAAGATCTTGGCTGCCCTTCTGGTGTACTTTTTCAAGTTCAACCTTGTCGATGAGAAGGAGGCGACATATCGGACTATGTTCACCCTTCACATGGATGGGGGGCTTCATTTGCACGCACTTCCTAGGTTCTGA
- the LOC104449416 gene encoding pentatricopeptide repeat-containing protein At5g66520, whose product MLELRCPSFAAAISRLIDGCSNMRELKQIHAQLTKSPYIPSHDAHSLLARLLSFCALSPSGSLSYAASVFRWIKHPNIYVYNVMIRAYSSKAYARDSEKGSCRSLGLYKRMVGDGISPDRLTFPFLLKECARRVDTGAGQAVHGQVVKFGFGRDVYINNSMISMYSARCSLAHCARKLFDEMLDKDVVSWNSMIMGYLRSGNLDAALELYRRMEQRNIVTWNSIITGFAQGGRPKEALQFFHEMQSAGGDVVRPDKITIASVLSACASLGALDHGKWVHTYLSRSGIECDMVIQTALIDMYGKCGAVDRALEIFRKMPNRDSLAFTAMISVFALHGFCEEASSLFKEMEKLGMKPNHVTFVALLSACAHSGLVQKGRWYFDVMNRVYSIEPQVYHYACMVDTLGRAGLFEEAERLIESMPMEPDVFVWGALLAGCQMHGNFELGERVAKYLIDLDPLNHVFYVSLRDMYAKAGRLKDLKAIKSLMKGRQIRKEVPGHSMIEIDGIVHEFSVRGSSEVRIEELLFVLTCLGDRC is encoded by the coding sequence ATGCTCGAACTCCGATGTCCGAGTTTCGCGGCTGCAATCTCGCGGTTGATCGATGGATGCTCAAACATGAGAGAGCTCAAACAAATCCATGCCCAGCTGACCAAATCGCCGTACATTCCCAGCCACGACGCTCATTCCCTCCTCGCCCGTCTCCTCTCCTTCTGCGCTCTCTCTCCTTCCGGCTCTCTCAGCTACGCCGCCTCTGTTTTCAGGTGGATAAAGCACCCGAACATCTATGTCTACAACGTCATGATCAGAGCTTATTCGTCCAAGGCATATGCTCGCGACAGTGAGAAAGGGTCGTGCCGTTCTCTTGGTTTGTATAAGCGGATGGTTGGCGACGGCATTTCGCCTGATCGCCTCACTTTTCCGTTCCTTCTGAAGGAATGCGCGAGACGAGTCGACACTGGCGCAGGACAGGCCGTCCATGGCCAAGTCGTGAAGTTCGGATTCGGTCGCGATGTTTACATTAACAATTCCATGATTTCTATGTATTCCGCGCGGTGTTCTCTGGCACACTGTGCTCGCAAGTTGTTCGATGAAATGTTGGATAAGGATGTCGTTTCGTGGAACTCGATGATTATGGGGTATCTGAGAAGTGGAAACCTGGATGCTGCATTGGAACTGTATAGGAGGATGGAGCAAAGGAATATCGTGACTTGGAATTCGATCATTACGGGTTTTGCTCAGGGGGGCAGGCCGAAGGAGGCTTTGCagtttttccatgaaatgcAAAGTGCTGGCGGTGATGTTGTTAGACCCGATAAGATTACCATTGCGAGCGTCCTCTCAGCTTGTGCTTCGCTTGGTGCGCTTGATCATGGGAAATGGGTGCACACCTACTTGAGTAGAAGTGGCATAGAGTGCGACATGGTTATTCAAACAGCTCTAATTGACATGTATGGTAAATGCGGAGCTGTGGACAGAGCACTTGAGATCTTCAGAAAAATGCCCAATAGGGACAGCTTGGCATTTACAGCTATGATATCTGTGTTTGCACTTCACGGATTTTGTGAAGAGGCTTCTAGTCTTTTCAAAGAGATGGAAAAATTAGGAATGAAGCCCAACCATGTGACCTTTGTTGCACTTTTGTCAGCTTGTGCTCATTCCGGTTTGGTCCAGAAAGGCCGCTGGTATTTTGATGTGATGAACCGTGTTTACTCAATAGAGCCTCAGGTTTATCACTATGCTTGCATGGTTGATACGCTTGGCAGAGCAGGACTTTTTGAAGAGGCTGAACGGCTCATAGAAAGCATGCCCATGGAGCCTGATGTGTTTGTTTGGGGTGCACTGCTTGCTGGCTGTCAAATGCATGGTAATTTCGAGTTAGGAGAAAGGGTGGCAAAGTACTTAATTGATTTGGATCCTCTGAACCATGTATTCTATGTGAGCTTGCGAGATATGTATGCCAAAGCTGGTAGACTCAAGGATTTAAAGGCCATCAAGTCCCTCATGAAAGGGAGACAAATAAGGAAAGAAGTTCCTGGACATAGCATGATAGAGATTGATGGGATTGTTCATGAATTCTCAGTGAGAGGATCATCTGAAGTGAGGATTGAGGAATTGCTCTTTGTTTTGACTTGTCTAGGTGATCGGTGCTGA